A window of Lysobacterales bacterium genomic DNA:
ATGGCGGCGTGCTCGCGCTGGATCGGCAGGCGGCGCGTCGTCTGTACTGGACGGATGGGGCGGCCCTGTGGGAGCAGATCGAGGCCTCCGAGCGCTGGCCGAAATCGATCGAGCAGTGGCGCCCGCTCGCCACTCAGGACGAACCGCTGCAGCTGCGCTTCGGCCTGTGGCTGAGCGAGGCCGAGGTTCAGCGCGCTGCGCCCGAGCGCATCGAAATTCCAGATCCGCAGGGTCGACCGCGGCTCGCTTTTGTCGCCCAGCGCGAACCCTCGCGCGTGGCCGAGGCTCTGCAGCCCATGGCCTACGCGCTGCAGCCGCGCTACGAGGCGCAGCTCGATCGCGCAGTGCTGCCCTTCACGGTATCGGGCCCCGACTGTGCGGTCTGGCGGGCGGATGGCGAGGCCCTGCTGCTGGTGCCGGACGATGGCGCAGGCGCGTGGCTGTACGAGGACGGTCAATCGCCGCGTCGCCTCGCCCTGCGCTGGGACGTCAAGCATGGGCACCCCGCGCTCAGCCTGGGCCGCGTGCGCGCGTTGGACGCGCGCCGCGTCGGCATCGAGCTGAAGCAGGCGCTGCCGGCGTCGAGCTACCCGCAGCCCTGGGACGCGAGCAGTATCGAGGCCGGTCAGCGGGTGGGCGGCAGCCTGGCCTGGATCTCACCGCTGCCGGACGGCGCGTCGAGCGTGCGCGAAGTCGAGCCACCCGGCGAGTGCATGCTGTGGCTTCCGCTCGATGACCTGGCCGACAGCGGGGGCCGCGCGGAAGTTGAAAGCCTCGGGCCGGGCGGGCACGTCGCGCTGTTCCAACGCCAGGCCGAGGGTTGCTGGCGCTGTCGTCTGGACGGCGAAACGCTGTCCTTCAGCCCGCTCTCGCTGCTGCATATCTGGAGCGACGACGGCCGTCATCTGGTGCTGCAGCCGGCGGTGCCTGAGGGCGCAGTGGCCGAAAGCTGCGTGGTGGTCGATTGCACGAATCGCGCCCTGCTGGCGGGGCGGGTGCAGGGCTTCGAGCTGCGCCCGGTCGCCATGGTCGGCGGCGTGCTGCAGGTGCGGCAGGTGCTGGGACGTGCGCACGTGCCCGGCGGCGCCTTGAGCGGTGGGCCGCCTGAAGCGACAGGCGCAGCCGCGTTCCTGCAGCCGCGCCGCAATCAGTGGCTGCGCCTCAGCTGCGAGCGCTATGCGGTGGCGGCCAGCGGCGACGCCATGCACGGCCCGCTGCCGCGTTCGGTGCAGGCTCGCGTTTCGCCCTCGCCTTTGGCTGCCTTCGATCTCGTCTATCCCGGCCCGATGGGGCAGTGGGCCTACATCGAGGGCGCGCGCGGCCGCTACGACGATGCCGGGCCGCGCCCGCAGGACGCGCGCTTCGGGGCGCTGGCCTGCACGCGCGGCGGGCTGGCCTGTGCGGGCCTGAGCCCGGCCATGGTGTGGTCGGCCGATGGTCGCTGGCTGGTGCTGGTGCATGCGCCAGACGCCCAGCTGCCGACCTGGACCCCCTGGCTGCTCGACACCGAGAACGAGGTGCTGCATCGCCCGCGCGCCGACGACGCCGGCCACGCCGCGCTGCCGGGCCTGCCCTTCTTTCTCGGCTTTCACAGCGGCAGCGCACGCTTCGAGTGGTGCGAGCACCCGTGGTGGACGCCGGGTACGCCGCGGCGCAGCGGCGTGCTGGTGCTGGAGTCCCTGCTGGCGCGCTATGCGCGCGTGGCCCTGGTCGAGGCCGGGGGCCTGCGCGTGCCGCCGGAGCAGGCCGAGGCCTGTGACTGGCGCGGGCTGGCGCGGCGCGCGGCGCGCGCTTCGGCGTGATCGTCGTGCACGGCTCGCGCGCGTGGCCCGGGGCACGCTGTCCGCTGTGTGGTGACGCCACGCCTCTCGCTTTGCCCGAGGTGCGCGGCCGCGCCTACGCCGAGTGCGGCCTCTGCGGCCTGTCCTTCATGCGCCCCAGCGATTGGCCCAGCGCCGAGCGCGCGCGCGCCGAGTACGGGCTGCACCACAACGCGATCGACGATGCCGGCTACCGGCGCTTTCTGGATCGACTCGCCGCACCGCTGTGCGCGCGCATCGCGCCGGCGGCGCGTGGCCTCGACTACGGCTGCGGGCCGGGCCCGGCGCTGGTGGCGATGCTGCGCGAGCGCGGTTTCGACTGTCTGGGCTACGACCCCCTCTTCGCCGCGCATCCCGAGCGCCTGCAGGCGCGCTACGACTTCGTCTGCTGCACCGAGGTGGCAGAGCACTTCACCGATCCGAGCGCCGAGTTCGCGCGCCTGCGGGGGCTGCTGGCGCCCGGCGGCTGGCTGGCGCTGATGACGCAGTGGCGTCGCGACGATCACGCCTTCGACCAGTGGCGCTACGTGCACGATCCGACCCACGTGGCCTTCTATCGCGAGCGCAGCCTGCGCTGGATTGCCGATCGGCTGGGCCTGGCCTTCGAGAGCCCGGCGCCCAACGTGTGCCTGATGCGCGCGCCCGCGGTTTGAGCGGGCGGACACCGCAGAAGAGCCGAGTCGGCACGCAAGCTGCTGCGCTGGGCGGACGTCGCGGCCGCCGGCACGTCTCTGGGTTTGCCGCGGACGCGCACTGCCCCGTCAACGTGTTGATTGGCGCAGTCACCTCGCTGGCCGGCGAGGGCACGCCGGAGCTGCTGATGGAGGCCGCCGATCGCCATCTGTACGCGGCCAAGGCGCAGGGCTGCAATCGGGTGGTCGATACGCCGGGCGGCAGCGCCGATGCTGTGGCCCTGCCTGCCTGCCTGCCGGCGACGACGCCGCGACGGGCTGAACGCAGGTGCATCGCTGGCGCGGCAGGCGGCCAGCGATGCCCGCGCAGCGAAGGACTACAGCCGCGCGCGCTGGGCGGCGAGGCCTTTCAACTGGGCGCTGAAATCGGCGATGCGCTGGCGCTCCTGCGCGACGACTTCCGGCGGCGCATTGGCGACGAAGTTGGCGTTGCCGAGCTTGCCCTCGCACTTGGCGATCTCGCCCTGCAGGCGCTTGATCTCCTTGTCGAGACGCGCGCGCTCGGCGTCGAGATCGACCAGGCCTTCGAGCGGGATCAGCAGGGTCAGCTCGCCGAGCACGGCGGGTGCGGCGGCGGGTGCGTCCGCTTCGCTCGCCAGCCAGGTCTGCGATTCAAGCTTGCAGAGGAAGGCGATCTGCCGGCCGAAGCGTTCAAAGCGCGAACGGTCCGCGGCATCGCCACCGGCCAGCAGCAGGGGCACGGGCTTGCCGGGCGAGAGCTGCAGCTCGCTGCGGATCTGGCGCAGCGCGCTGACGACCTTTTTCAGCCACTCGATGTCGGCCTCGGACTGCGCGTAGTCGCTGCCGGCGCCGGCCTCGGGATAGCGGACGCGGCTGATGCTGTCGGCGCCGCGGCCCAGCTTGGGCGCCACGTGCTGCCAGATCTCCTCCGTCACGAACGGGATCAGCGGGTGCAGGGCGCGCAGCAGGGTTTCCAGCACGTGCAGCAGGGTGTGGCGGGTGCTGCGGGCGGCGTCAGCGTCATCGCCATTGAGCGCCGGCTTGGCCAGCTCGACGAACCAGTCGCAGAACTCGTTCCAGGCGAACTCGTATATGGCCTGCGAGGCCAGATCAAAACGATAGCCCGCGAACTGCGCGTGCACCTCGGCGACCATGCGATCGAGCCGCGCCAGGATCCAGCGCTCAGCGTCGGTGCGCGGATTGGGCTGGCCTTCGAAGCTGGCCTCGCCGACATTCATCAGCACGAAGCGCGCGGCGTTCCACAGCTTGTTGCAGAAGTTCTTGTAGCCCTCGCAGCGGTTCAGATCGAACTTGATGTCGCGACCGTGGGTGGCGAGGCTGGCGAAGGTGAAGCGCAGCGCGTCGGCGCCGAAGGCGGGGATGCCCTCCGGGAACTCCTTGCGCGTGGCCTTCTCGATCTTCGGCGCGTCCTGCGGCTTCATGAGCCCGCTGGTGCGCTTGGCGACAAGATCATCGGCGCTGATGCCGTCGATCAGGTCGATCGGGTCGAGCACATTGCCCTTCGACTTCGACATCTTCTGGCCCTGCGCATCGCGCACCAGGCCGGTGATGTAGACGTGCTTGAACGGGATCTGGCCGGTGAAGTGGTCGGTCATCATCACCATCCGGGCGACCCAGAAGAAGATGATGTCGAAGCCCGTCACCAGCACCGAGGACGGCAGATAGCGATCGAAACCGCGCTCGGCCATCGCTGACGCATCCGGCCAGCCTTGGGTCGAGAACGGCCACAGCGCCGAGCTGAACCAGGTTTCCAGCACATCCTTGTCCCGGCATAGGGTGGGTCTTGACCCACCGTTCTCGGCCGCGACCTTGGTGTACGCCTCTTCCTCCGACCGCGCCACAACGATGTTGCCCGCCTCGTCGTACCAGGCCGGAATGCGGTGACCCCACCAGAGCTGACGGCTGATGCACCAGTCCTGGATGTTTTCCATCCAGTGGCGATAGGTGTTGATCCAGTTCGGCGGCACAAACTCGATGCTGCCGTTCTCGACCAGCTCCAAGCCGCGCTTGCCCAGTGTGTCCATGCGCACGAACCACTGGTCGGTGAGGTAAGGCTCGATCACCTGACCGGTGCGGTCGCCACGCGGCACCATCAACTTGTGCTTCTTCTCCTCCAGCAGCCAGCCCTCGGCTTCGAGGTCGGCGAGCACGATCTTGCGCGCGGCGAAGCGGTCGAGGCCGCGGTACTTCTCCGGAGCGACGTCGTTCACCGCCGCGTCGTCGGTGAAGATATTGATCATCGGCAGGCCATGCCGCTGGCCCACCGCATAGTCATTGAAGTCATGCGCCGGCGTGACCTTGACGCAGCCGGTGCCAAACGCCTTGTCGACATAGGCATCCGCGATGATCGGGATCTCGCGGTTCGACAGCGGCAGGCGCACGGTCTTGCCGATCAGGCTCACGTAGCGCGCGTCTTCCGGATGCACCATCACCGCGGTGTCGCCGAGCATGGTCTCGGGGCGGGTGGTGGCGACGACCAGGTAGTCGCGGGTCTCACGCAGGGTTTCGACGCCCTCGGCGTCGACCTCGACGTGCTCGTAGCGGACGCCGTCCGCCAGCGGGTAGCGGATCGACCACAGCCGGCCTTCCTCTTCCTCGCTGACCACTTCGAGGTCGGAGATCGCGGTCTTCAGCACCGGGTCCCAGTTGACCAGCTTCTTGCCGCGGTAGATCAGGCCCTGCTCGTAGAGCTTGACGAAGCACTCGATCACCGCCGCCGACGGCATATCGTCCATCGTGAACACGCTGCGCGACCAGTCGCCGGAAGTGCCCATGCGGCGCATCTGCCGCTCGATGGTGTCGCCCGACTCTTGCTTCCAGGCCCACACGCGCTCGATGAAGCCGTCGCGGCCCAGGCTGTCGCGCGTTTCGCCCTTACCTTCAAGCGCGAGATTGCGGCTGACCACCATCTCGGTGGCGATGCCGGCGTGGTCGGTGCCCATCTGCCACAGGGTGTCGAAGCCGCGCATGCGGTGGTAGCGCACCAGCGTGTCCATCAGGGTGTGCTGGAACGCATGGCCCATGTGCAGGGTGCCGGTGACGTTCGGCGGCGGCAGCAGGATGCTGTAGGCCGGGCCGGTGCCGCTCGGCATGAAGCAGCCGCTGGCCTCCCAGCGTGCGTACCAGCTCGATTCGAAGTCCTGCGGGTTGAAGCTCTTGTCCATGCGCGCGTTCGATGGGGCCGACTGCGCAAACCTGCGCGCGGCGCCCGCTCCGGGGTCGAAAGGGGGTGGCAATTGTAGGCGACCGGGCTGGGCCAGCGGCACGGTCGACAGCGGACGCCTCAATCCGCCCCACCCGCAGGCCGAACGCAGCGAGGCGCCGGCCTGCCATCCAAACTTCAAGCGTCTGCCATGCCGATGACACGGCGCTTGCGCAATCGGCCGCGAGCATGGCGGGTGAAGTCGAACGGCGCCGCGCCTTCGGCTTCGCCTCATTTCTTGCCGGAGCGCACCCATGCACTTTCTCCAGCGCCGCCCTGCGCGGCTGTCTGCTCTTGTCTCAAGTCTGTGTCTGAGCCTCGCTGCAGCGCTGGCCGCACCCCTCGTCCCGGTCGAGTCAGCGCAGGCGGCGCGCGAGGGCGAGTGCGACATCAACCCCTTCCCCGACAACAACCCGGGCCCCGGCAGCCTGCGCCGGCTGCGCCCGATCGAGCCGCCCGATCTCTCGACCTATGTGGTCAACCGCTCGATGGCGATCGCCTTGGGCAAGGCCCTGTTCTGGGACATGCAGGTCGGCAGTGACGGTGTGCAGGCCTGCGCCAGCTGTCACTTCCGCGCGGGTGCGGATCCGCGCTCGGTCAACCAGATCGCCACCGGTGGCCTCGACACCGCGCAGACCAGCTTCGAGTTGGCCGGCCCCAACCACGCCCTGCGGCCTGCCGATTTTCCGCTGCATGCGCTGGCTGATCCGAACAACCGGTTCTCCCCGCTGCTGCGTTCGGTGGATGACGTGGTGTCCTCGCAGGGCATGGAGCTGAACCGCTTCGAAGGCGCCGACCGCGGCGCCAGCGCCGATCGCGGCAGCCCGCTGGCGGACCCGGTCTACCAGGTGCACGGCGCCAACGTGCGGCGGGTGGAGCCGCGCAACACGCCGACGGTCATCAATGCGGCCTTTGCCCGCCGCTCGTTCTGGGACGGTCGCGCCGACCCCGTGTTCAACGGCGTCAACGAGCACGGGGTTCGCGATCCCGCGGCGCGAGTGGTGCGCGCGGATCAGCCGCAGGCCCCGCAGTTCGTGCAGGTGCGCATCGAGCCCGGGGCGATGGCCTCGCAGGCGGTGGCGCCCTTGGGCAGCGATTTCGAGATGTCGTTCCGCGGCCGTCGATTCCTGGACGCCGGTCGCCGCCTCGCCAGCGCGGTGCCGCTGGCGCGGCAGAACGTGGCCTGGGATGACAGCGCGCTGCGTGGCCTCACCCACAGCACTCCGGCGCAGCAGCGTCCCGGTTTGACCCTGCGCTACGAAGCCCTGATCAAGGCCGCCTTTCATCCGCGCTGGTGGAACTCGACCCGCATCGTGCAGGTGGCCAGCGACGGCAGCCGCAGCCTGCGCGCGCACCCGGGTCGGCCGCTGCGCGACAACGAGTACAGCGTCCTCGAGTACAACTTCTCGCTGTTCTTCGGGCTGGCGATCCAGCTGTACGAGAACACGCTGATCTCCGACGACGCGCCCATCGATCGCTACTTCGAGGGTCAGCAGGGCGCGCTCACCGCCGCCCAGCTGCGCGGCATGGCGCTGTTCACCAGCGAGACTGCGCCCACCGCCTGTGCGGCCTGCCATGCCGGCGCCGAATTCACCAACGCCTCGCTGCGCATCCTGCAGGGCGCCGAAGGCGAGCCCGGCGAGATCATCGAGCGCATGTTGAACGGTGAGTGCGAGACGGTGCTGTACGACCAGAGCTTCTACAACATCGGCGTGCGCCCGACGTGGGAAGACATCGGCCTCGGCGCGCGCGACCCCTTCGGAAACCCGCTGGCGGTGTCCGAGCTGTTGACCATGGACCCGGCCCAGGTGGCCAGCCCGGAGCTGCTGGCGCAGGCCTATCCGAACATCGCCAACCCGCCGATCGCGCGCGGTGAGCGCACGTCCACCATGGGCGCCTTCAAGGTGCCGAGCCTGCGCAACGTCGAGCTGACTGCCCCTTACTTCCACAACGGCGGCGAGCTGAGCCTGCGCGACGCGGTGCGCTTCTACAACCGCGGCGGCAACTTCCGCGAGGCCAACGTGCAGTTCATCGATTTCGAAATCGGCGCGCTGGGGCTCAGCGAGGCGCAGATCGACGACATCGTGGCCTTCTTGAAGGCGCTCACCGACGAGCGCGTGCGTCGACGCAGCGCGCCCTTTGATCATCCGCAGCTGTTCGTGCCGGATGGCGCGCAGCGCAGCGCGGAGGGCAGCGTGGTCCGTGACGCCGACGGCAGCGCCCGCGATCGCATGCGCGAGATCCCGGCCGTGGGACGCCAGGGCGGGGCGCCGCTGCCCGGGTTCCTCGAAGGCCTCTAGCCGCTCTATTCGAACGACTCCCTTCCCGGGAGTCGTTCGAGTCGGCGTTCCGGGGGCCGTGCGGCCTCTCGGCGAAGCCATCGCCCATGCGCTTGCTGTGTCGGCGCAGCCCTCCTTCGCCGGGCTAGCCTGGCGAAGGCTTGGACTCGTCGGCGTTGTCGCGCGCCAAGGCAGGCGCGCTCGCTGATCGAGCGCGTCCGCGTCGCTGAGTGCAGAGCACCCGGATCTGCGCTCAGTCAGCGCTGCGGTAGCGCAGCTGCAGACGCAGGCTCCAATAGGGGTCGTTCTCGCCTGCGCGATCGCGGCGCTCGACCTGCAGGGGCACGTAGAGGGCCTCCAGCGCCGCCTCCCAGCGGCCTGAGAGCGGCCTCGACAGGCCGAGCGCGACGTAGGGCGCCTCGCCGCTGCTGCTGAGTCGGGGGCGACTGATGAGATTGGCCGAGCGCGCCTGCACCTGCACGACCGGCTCGAACCGCGCCAAGCCCAGGCTGGCATGTCCACGCAGACCGCCGGCGGGGCCCCAGGCGAGGTTCGATTCGAGGGCGTAGTAGCGCATGGCGATGCGGTCGGTCGAGGCTTCGACGCAGCCGTAGCGGTTGACGTTGCGGTCGGGGTTGCCGGCGAGCGCACGCGGGCAGGTGATGTCACCTTCCACCTGGCCGTGCTGGCCGTGCAGGCGCAGATTCCACTGCCAGCGCTCGCGCTCGATGAGTGAGCGCCCCACGGCCAGTGCAAACAGATCGCGCGCGCGCGCGCCGTCGATGCGCAGCGGCGGCGTCCAGCCCAGTTCGGCATGCCAGCGCGCGGGCAGGGTGAGGCCGAAGCGCAGGCGCCCGAACACCGGTGATTTGTTCAGATCCTCATCCTTCAGCCCGCCGAAGCCCACCCGCTGCTGCGCCTTGCTCAGATGCGGGATGCTGCCGAGTTCGACGCTCATGTACGTGCGGCCCGGGCCCCCCGCCGGCGGGCCGCCGAAACCGGTCATCAGGGAGCTCGATGTCACCCAGGCCATGGCCCAGCCCTCGGGCGAATCGAAGGCCACCTGCTCGCGGCTGTCGTTGATCAACTGCGCCGATGCAGCGGGGGCCATCGCAAGCCCCAGCGCGAGGCTCGCGGCGCGCGCCAGCGCCTGCACGGGCGCGCGAACAGCAAACGGACAGCTCGGCATGTTCGGCTCCACGACAAAGATGCGCTAGAGTCTAACCAAGACCTGTTGCAGGCGAACGGCAGCACTGCCACGTGCCTGCAACCTGGCTTGCGCAGACTTCGCCGCTGGGGTTCAACGAGGTGTCGCCATGGCTGTTCGGATCGCGCGTATCGGGCTGTCGCTGGCCCTGCTGATGGGGCTGAGCGTTGAGGCGATGGCGCAGAACAGTGCGCCCGATCCGCAGCGCGGGCAGCAGCGCTATCGCGAGGTCTGCGGCCAGTGCCACGACCTCGACCCGCGCCTTGATCGCCCCCGCCAGGCCATCGGCGTGCCGAACGGCGTGCGCACCGCGCTGGAGACGATCTCGCCGATGCGCTTCCTGCAGGGCCAGCTGACCGCGGTCGATGTGGCCGACATCCAGTCCTGGCTGGACAGCCTCGCGCCCGGCGTCATCCGCGATATCCGCGCGCTCAGCGGCAACTGGTACGAGCCCGCAAGTTCGGGTCAGGGCTTCACCCTGTCGGTGTTGCAGGGCGATGTCATCGTGGTGACCTTCTACGGCCACCGCAACGACGGCAGCAACCTGTTCCTGGTCGGCAACACCGTCAAGCGGCCGCGCTATGGCGAGGTCTTCAGCATTCCCCTGCTGGCCGTGGAGGGTGGCCGCTTCGGGGGCTTCAACCCGGCGGACATCCGCCGTCCGCCCTGGGGGCGACTGGATCTGCGCTTCATCGACTGTCGCCGCGCCGAAGCGGTGCTCGACGGTCGCGACGGCCGCCAACAGCTGCAGCTCATCCAGCTGACCCCGCTGCCCGGTCTGAGCTGCGACTGAGGCGTGGTCGAAGCGCTCGCGCGCTTCGGCTCAGGCGCAGAACGGTCTGCATTCGCGTCGCGCTGGCGTGCATTGCCCGCCAGGTGTGCCGCCTGAAGCGCGCGGACGCGTGCTGGCGTGAGCCCGCGCAAGCGCACCGTGGCGATGGCGCGTTCTCTCGCGTCTGCGTGATCGCATCTGCGGCTTGCGCCGCGGCCTCGCTGACGCTGTACGCGTCAACCGGACGCGGCCTGAGGTTGACGGATTGGCGGGTTGTTGCGCGCGGCGTGCGCATCCACAGTGCGCGCCCCAACGCACCTCGCCGGAGCCCCGATGTCCCAGGACAGTCACCGCCTGCATCTGCAGTTCACCAGCGCTGCGCCGCAGCGCCTGTTCGAGCGTTGGCTCGCCGCTTACGTCGAGGGCGATGGCGAGGCGCAGCAGCGCTGGGGCCGCATGCTGGGTCTGCCCAGCGATGCGCTCACCGCGGACGCGTGGTTCAACGTCGAGAGCGCCCTTGATGGCATGTGCTGCGTGGTGAACTACGACACCCGAACGTCGGAAGACCCGCCGCTGCGCCTGCTGCAGGGCCTGTACGCGCGCGGCCTGCTGGGCGGCGTCGTGCTCAGCACCTTCCATAGTCAGGTGGGCGAGCGCAGTGCGCTGCTGTTCGATGCGGGCCTGCAGGTGGGCTCGGAGAAGCTGCGCGCGCGGCGTCCTGAGCTCGCGCATCTCATCGATGCGCTGGCGCAGAACCTGGACGAGGGCGAAGACGGGTCTTTGGCGCGCGGACCCGATACGCCGCGGCCGATCGCTGCGCTGATCGCGGAGCAGGACAAACAGCGCCGCGAGGCGGAAGCCGCCGTCGATGCCGTGCGCGATTTCGTCAAGGCGGCACGCGCGAGCGGCAGCTCTCCGCTGGAGCTGCTGCAGGCCGTGAGCCTCGTGCGTCGACTGCTGCGCATGGCCGCCTGGGGCCTGGGCTCGCTGGTGGTGGGCGGTCTGCTCTTGGCCTACACGCCGCTGCGCTGGTGGGCGCTGCCGCTGCTGCTGTGGGCCCTGCTCAGCTACCGGTTTCACTGGCGCGAGCTGGGCAAAGAGCGCTGGTCGCGAACGAACTGGAGCTACCACCTGTTTGTCTGGCTGACTCCGGTGGTGCTGGTCGGCGGGTTCTTTGCGCTTGAACCCGCCGACCTGCAGTGGGCGTATGTCAGCGCATCCGGCCTGCTCGCAGCGCTGATGCTGTGGACCTTGGGCGATGCGCTGTTCGGTGCGTCCGATTCCGATGCGCTGAGCACGCCCGCCAGCCTCGACGCCGTCGCAGCCGAGGAAGCTCCGCCAGCGCGCTGGATGGAAGTGCTGGGCACCGTCGTGCTGTCGCTGCCGTCCTTCATCGCCGCACTGCTGGGCGTGCTGTGGAGCCTGCGGCTGCCCGTGGTGCAGGGCTGGCTGGGCTGAGAGCATGTGAAAAACCACCCGCCTACTGCGGCCGCCTCTGGACGTCCGCGGCGGCAGCGCGCTCCGCGAATTCCGCGGTCACTGGCTCGCCAAACTCCCTTGAATTCACGTCGCGCGCTTTGCCACGAACGCCCAGAGACGCCCTCGCTACAGCGTCTGGGCTTTTTTCACACGCTCTGAGCGCAGGTGAGAATCCCAGGGCAACACGGATCAAGTCCCTCCTGGCCTTGATCCGTGGTCGCGGGTCCGGCACCTGTCCGGACTCGTTCGGCCGCTATGCGGCGACGCCTTCGCTTCGCTCGGTCACGCTGGATCAAGCATCGCGTGCTCGATCCGCGGGCGCGCCCTCGATGGCGCGCGGCAACGCTGAATTCTTCAGCGTTGCCGCAGGCCTGCGGCGCGCGCCGCCGTACGAGGGCCTCGCGATGAGCACGCCGGCTGGAGAGCTCGACTACATGTCGTGCTTGTTGAGCGCGTAGCCCAGCGCCTTGTACTGGCTCCAGCGCGCGCGCAGCGGCTCGCGTGCCGCCGGATCAGCAGGCACCACTTCCAGCACCCGTTCGAAGGGTGGCGGGGCAACTTCATCGCGCAGGTTCAGCACCAGCGGACGCGAGGGCGTGTCGACTCCGGGCGGCACGATCAGCACCGGGGTGATGTCGTCGTCCTCGTCCATGCCCGCGACCTGGTGCGGGATGTAGGCGTCCTCGTCGAACTCCCACAGCAGCTGGTCGATCTCCTCGGCCTGCTCTTCGCTGCGCGCGAGGATCAGCATCGGCTGCCCCGCGCCATAGCCGCGCTTGGTCAGCTCGCAGACGAGCTTCAGCGGCTCCTCAAGGAAGCGCGGTTTGGCGATCAGGTAGAAGTCGGCGCGCATTTGGGAGCGGGGATTGGGGAGTAGGGATTGGGGATTGGTCGAGAAGCCGGGATTCGGGATTGGGGATTCGGGATTCGTAGAGCGGTCGTGTCGCCGGGATGCGCGCCTGGGGTCGAGCGGAGTGCGTAGCTGGAAGCTCTCGAAGCGGGAAACTCTGCGGGCTGCTGATAGCAAGCGCCGGGCGCTCGGCGCCCGGCACGAAAAAACCAATCCCTAATCCCTAATCCCCAATCCCGGCTCTCAAGCCTTGGAGCTCAGCCACTCCACCAGCAGCGGCACCGGTCGTCCGGTGGCGAGGCCCTTGCGGCCTTCGTCCCAGGCGGTGCCGGCGATGTCGAGGTGGGCCCAGCGCTGGCCGTCGGTGAAGCGGGCGAGGAAGCAGCCGGCGGTGATGGCGCCGGCCCACTTGCCGCCGATGTTGGCCATGTCGGCGAAGCCGGAGTCGAGCAGGGGCTGGTAGTCGTCCCACAGCGGCAGGCGCCAGGCGCGGTCGTGGACCTGCTCGCCGGCGGCCAGCAGCTCGTTCGCCAGATCGTCGTGCTTGCTCATCAGGCCGTGCGGGAACTTGCCGAGCGCGATCACGCAGGCGCCGGTCAGGGTGGCGACGTCGATCAGCGCCTGCGGCTCGTACTTCTGCGCGTAGGTCAGCGCATCACACAGGATCAGTCGGCCTTCGGCATCGGTGTTCAGCACTTCGATGGTCTTGCCCGACATCGAGGTCAGCACATCGGAGGGGCGGTAGGCATTGGCGTCCGGCATGTTTTCGACCGCCGGCACCACCACCACGAGGTTGATCGGCAGGCCGAGCTTGACCACTGACAGGAAGGTGCCGATGACGGACGCGCCGCCGCACATGTCGAACTTCATCTCCTCCATGCCGGGGCCGGGCTTCAGGCTGATGCCGCCGGTGTCGAAGGTGATGGCCTTGCCCACCAGCGCGTAGGGGCGCTGGTCATTGGCGCCGCCGGCGTACTTCAGCACGATCAGGCGCGGCAAATTGCCGGAGCCGGCGGCGACGCCGAGCAGGCTGCCCATGCCCAGCGCCTGCATCTGCTCGCGCTCCAGCACTTCGACGCTGACCTTATCGTGGCTGGCGGCAATGCCGCGGGCGGCTTCGGCCAGATAGGCGGGGGTGCAGATGTTGGGCGGCAGGTTGCCCAGCTCGCGACACAGGCGCACGCCTTCGGCGATGGCCTGGGCGCGCTGGAGTTGCGCGGCGTGGGCGGGCTCGCCCA
This region includes:
- a CDS encoding class I SAM-dependent methyltransferase, encoding MIVVHGSRAWPGARCPLCGDATPLALPEVRGRAYAECGLCGLSFMRPSDWPSAERARAEYGLHHNAIDDAGYRRFLDRLAAPLCARIAPAARGLDYGCGPGPALVAMLRERGFDCLGYDPLFAAHPERLQARYDFVCCTEVAEHFTDPSAEFARLRGLLAPGGWLALMTQWRRDDHAFDQWRYVHDPTHVAFYRERSLRWIADRLGLAFESPAPNVCLMRAPAV
- a CDS encoding valine--tRNA ligase; this translates as MDKSFNPQDFESSWYARWEASGCFMPSGTGPAYSILLPPPNVTGTLHMGHAFQHTLMDTLVRYHRMRGFDTLWQMGTDHAGIATEMVVSRNLALEGKGETRDSLGRDGFIERVWAWKQESGDTIERQMRRMGTSGDWSRSVFTMDDMPSAAVIECFVKLYEQGLIYRGKKLVNWDPVLKTAISDLEVVSEEEEGRLWSIRYPLADGVRYEHVEVDAEGVETLRETRDYLVVATTRPETMLGDTAVMVHPEDARYVSLIGKTVRLPLSNREIPIIADAYVDKAFGTGCVKVTPAHDFNDYAVGQRHGLPMINIFTDDAAVNDVAPEKYRGLDRFAARKIVLADLEAEGWLLEEKKHKLMVPRGDRTGQVIEPYLTDQWFVRMDTLGKRGLELVENGSIEFVPPNWINTYRHWMENIQDWCISRQLWWGHRIPAWYDEAGNIVVARSEEEAYTKVAAENGGSRPTLCRDKDVLETWFSSALWPFSTQGWPDASAMAERGFDRYLPSSVLVTGFDIIFFWVARMVMMTDHFTGQIPFKHVYITGLVRDAQGQKMSKSKGNVLDPIDLIDGISADDLVAKRTSGLMKPQDAPKIEKATRKEFPEGIPAFGADALRFTFASLATHGRDIKFDLNRCEGYKNFCNKLWNAARFVLMNVGEASFEGQPNPRTDAERWILARLDRMVAEVHAQFAGYRFDLASQAIYEFAWNEFCDWFVELAKPALNGDDADAARSTRHTLLHVLETLLRALHPLIPFVTEEIWQHVAPKLGRGADSISRVRYPEAGAGSDYAQSEADIEWLKKVVSALRQIRSELQLSPGKPVPLLLAGGDAADRSRFERFGRQIAFLCKLESQTWLASEADAPAAAPAVLGELTLLIPLEGLVDLDAERARLDKEIKRLQGEIAKCEGKLGNANFVANAPPEVVAQERQRIADFSAQLKGLAAQRARL
- a CDS encoding cytochrome C peroxidase, with translation MAIALGKALFWDMQVGSDGVQACASCHFRAGADPRSVNQIATGGLDTAQTSFELAGPNHALRPADFPLHALADPNNRFSPLLRSVDDVVSSQGMELNRFEGADRGASADRGSPLADPVYQVHGANVRRVEPRNTPTVINAAFARRSFWDGRADPVFNGVNEHGVRDPAARVVRADQPQAPQFVQVRIEPGAMASQAVAPLGSDFEMSFRGRRFLDAGRRLASAVPLARQNVAWDDSALRGLTHSTPAQQRPGLTLRYEALIKAAFHPRWWNSTRIVQVASDGSRSLRAHPGRPLRDNEYSVLEYNFSLFFGLAIQLYENTLISDDAPIDRYFEGQQGALTAAQLRGMALFTSETAPTACAACHAGAEFTNASLRILQGAEGEPGEIIERMLNGECETVLYDQSFYNIGVRPTWEDIGLGARDPFGNPLAVSELLTMDPAQVASPELLAQAYPNIANPPIARGERTSTMGAFKVPSLRNVELTAPYFHNGGELSLRDAVRFYNRGGNFREANVQFIDFEIGALGLSEAQIDDIVAFLKALTDERVRRRSAPFDHPQLFVPDGAQRSAEGSVVRDADGSARDRMREIPAVGRQGGAPLPGFLEGL
- a CDS encoding DNA polymerase III subunit chi, giving the protein MRADFYLIAKPRFLEEPLKLVCELTKRGYGAGQPMLILARSEEQAEEIDQLLWEFDEDAYIPHQVAGMDEDDDITPVLIVPPGVDTPSRPLVLNLRDEVAPPPFERVLEVVPADPAAREPLRARWSQYKALGYALNKHDM
- a CDS encoding leucyl aminopeptidase, whose product is MALKLNLVQTHPAEADVDTLILGVFEDAGLSAPAKAVDERSGGQLSAWLSAGDISGKPGRSVLLRGVAGSRASRVLCVGLGDAAKFDAGRYQKAVGDAIKALAGSPARQVLLTLSALEIAGRDGGWAVRQAAVAADHASYRYTATKKSNSEGGVESLNLLGEPAHAAQLQRAQAIAEGVRLCRELGNLPPNICTPAYLAEAARGIAASHDKVSVEVLEREQMQALGMGSLLGVAAGSGNLPRLIVLKYAGGANDQRPYALVGKAITFDTGGISLKPGPGMEEMKFDMCGGASVIGTFLSVVKLGLPINLVVVVPAVENMPDANAYRPSDVLTSMSGKTIEVLNTDAEGRLILCDALTYAQKYEPQALIDVATLTGACVIALGKFPHGLMSKHDDLANELLAAGEQVHDRAWRLPLWDDYQPLLDSGFADMANIGGKWAGAITAGCFLARFTDGQRWAHLDIAGTAWDEGRKGLATGRPVPLLVEWLSSKA